One Pieris brassicae chromosome 11, ilPieBrab1.1, whole genome shotgun sequence DNA window includes the following coding sequences:
- the LOC123715977 gene encoding serine/threonine-protein kinase TBK1, which translates to MSFLRGSENYVWCTTSVLGKGATGAVFQGVNKNNGEPVAVKTFNQLSHMRPPDVQMREFEVLKKVKHENIVKLLAIEEEQEGRGKVIVMELCTGGSLFNILDDPENTYGLQEQEFLLVLEHLTAGMKHLRDNNLVHRDLKPGNIMKFINEDGSTTYKLTDFGAARELQEEEQFVSLYGTEEYLHPDMYERAVLRKPVGKSFGATVDLWSIGVTLYHVATGQLPFRPFGGRRNKETMFFITTKKASGVISGTQTTDNGPIEWSRELPPHCQLSTGLKKLVTPLLAGLLEVDPHRIWTFERFFSEVQTVTSTKPVHIFHVNKACVIKVFLKPEEKFEHLQTYICEQTSVVAETQILLYQEKLILNEIDENTPGKNYPDTTDNDPLMLFNKNDNYVNMPQEPEAPKFPAFPTIISVENDATQAKTACSVGHVIKRRVEDLCRASQLCALCVARWGSLLTTRLRDTASRATALASNAQRLHDAARALDLAAAALRHAAPLTSHEAEQWAGSASLLAAEAESLRAGAAGLRTRHAGGALRAEWDEALTHAACPARLRLAERAGSLVLRLRDSWQHLVRDRATRSLTYNDEQFHVLERITVAETGRRARALLQRAAPLARARAMAIADWYKVAQTVYLQTQILDKDVASADLKLLALTARLQDAEIKMRARIQQLNSTKAEPTSRTSGVVEGTRGTSVAGVVGASGAGVRALSACGDDVAAGLATNSMLLADLLRLTRELRS; encoded by the exons ATGTCGTTCCTCAGAGGTTCGGAAAATTATGTTTGGTGTACCACAAGTGTACTAGGCAAGGGTGCAACTGGTGCAGTGTTTCAAGGTGTCAATAAGAATAACGGCGAACCGGTGGcagttaaaacatttaaccAGTTAAGTCACATGAGACCTCCTGATGTGCAGATGCGAGAATTTGAAGttctaaaaaaagttaaacatgaaaatattgtaaagctACTTGCTATAGAAGAGGAACAGGAGGGTAGGGGAAAGGTTATAGTAATGGAATTATGCACTGGTGGTAGCTTGTTTAATATTCTTGATGACCCTGAAAATACTTATGGACTACAAGAACAAgaatttctcttggttttggAACACTTGACTGCTGGAATGAAACATTTAAGGGATAACAACTTAGTGCATAGAGATTTAAAACCTGGTAATATAATGAAGTTTATTAATGAGGATGGCAGTACTACTTATAAGCTTACAGACTTTGGAGCAGCTAGAGAATTGCAAGAGGAGGAACAGTTTGTATCACTTTATGGTACAGAGGAATATTTGCACCCAGACATGTATGAGAGGGCTGTTTTAAGAAAGCCAGTAGGAAAAAGTTTTGGTGCTACTGTTGACTTGTGGTCTATTGGAGTCACATTGTATCATGTTGCTACTGGCCAGTTGCCCTTTAGGCCATTTGGTGGAAGGAGGAATAAAGAGACCATGTTCTTTATTACAACAAAGAAAGCATCTGGTGTTATATCT GGTACACAAACAACAGACAATGGGCCTATAGAATGGTCCCGGGAATTACCACCTCACTGTCAGCTAAGCACAGGACTCAAAAAGCTGGTAACACCTCTCTTGGCTGGCTTGCTTGAGGTAGACCCACATAGAATTTGGACATTTGAGAGATTCTTCTCCGAGGTTCAGACTGTTACATCTACAAAGCCTGTGCACATATTTCATGTAAACAAGGCCTGTGTTATTAAG GTGTTTTTGAAACCAGAAGAGAAGTTCGAACATCTACAGACCTACATCTGTGAGCAGACATCTGTCGTAGCAGAGACACAAATATTGCTGTATCAGGAGAAATTAATTCTTAATGAAATTGATGAAAATACACCTG gCAAGAATTACCCAGATACAACAGATAATGATCCCTTGATGCTTTTCAACAAGAATGACAACTATGTTAATATGCCCCAGGAGCCAGAAGCTCCTAAATTTCCTGCTTTCCCAACAATTATTTCGGTTGAGAATGATGCCACACAAGCCAAG ACGGCGTGTAGTGTGGGACACGTTATAAAGAGGCGTGTGGAAGACCTTTGTCGGGCGTCCCAATTGTGTGCGCTGTGCGTTGCGCGATGGGGTTCACTGCTCACCACCCGCCTGCGAGACACCGCCTCGCGAGCCACCGCCCTCGCCTCCAATGCTCAGCGCTTACACGACGCGGCGCGCGCCCTCGACCTCGCCGCCGCCGCCCTGCGCCACGCCGCACCTCTCACGAGTCACGAG GCAGAGCAGTGGGCGGGCAGCGCGTCGCTCCTTGCGGCGGAAGCGGAGTCTTTGCGCGCTGGTGCGGCGGGACTGCGGACCCGACACGCGGGCGGGGCCTTGCGTGCCGAGTGGGACGAGGCGCTGACGCACGCGGCATGCCCGGCGCGCCTGCGACTGGCGGAGCGCGCGGGATCTTTAGTGCTACGACTGCGAGACTCGTGGCAGCATTTAGTGCGCGACAGGGCCACGCGCTCGCTGACGTACAACGACGAGCAGTTTCACGTGTTGGAGCGGATCACGGTAGCGGAAACGGGGCGTCGAGCGCGCGCCCTGTTACAACGAGCTGCGCCATTGGCACGCGCACGAGCGATGGCCATCGCCGACTGGTATAAAGTGGCGCAGACCGTGTATTTGCAGACGCAGATCCTCGACAAGGACGTGGCCAGCGCCGACCTTAAATTGCTGGCGCTAACCGCCCGTCTGCAGGATGCCGAGATTAAGATGCGCGCGCGCATACAgcag TTGAACTCGACAAAAGCGGAACCAACAAGTCGCACATCGGGTGTCGTGGAGGGTACGCGGGGGACGAGTGTCGCTGGCGTGGTAGGAGCGTCCGGAGCTGGCGTGCGCGCGCTGTCAGCGTGCGGAGATGACGTAGCCGCGGGCCTAGCGACCAACTCGATGCTGCTGGCGGACCTGTTGCGGCTTACGCGCGAGTTGCGCAGCTAG
- the LOC123715975 gene encoding cactin, whose translation MASRSSVVRYDRSRSRSKNRRHSDRVNSRDRSTSKSRKSKHRSKSREKKSKHKKNKKKRERESSTSSTSSDSDNNELKLLQRLQAEKMRIKEEKQKQKELMKANETPEEKRSRRLREKQEKERKRRERMGWDNEYQCYTNQDNPFGDSALTNTFVWSKKLAKEGVKTVSRDELEAFNRQKQLENKIELEKVKQRRLEREAERVAREAETAAAARAREAAQFDSWARQEDAFHLQQARLRSQIRIRDGRAKPIDLLAWYVSSEQCVDALEMHEPYTYLNGLQAADLEDLLEDIKVYKELEQAESLSYWEDVETIVAAELGQLRRQAEPRAARDGVHTAVAGDVQQIFKGKSGAQLEALQQQIAQKLSARCTGVDVGYWETLLAQLKAHMARARLRDRHQLNLRRKLHMLKTEQGVRPSDQAVDSKEPVEEQPQVKHEEEPRQTKAEAPEGEAAEPEAEAEGDDAWGVREYLRGRYSPPPLESTTLEPGTMLTEPVDDANRLAYLRAALTTPKAVVAESSAAGPGALEAAARRAMDAAAGEDAAGAGAQFSVEQVLPDQPYLWADKYRPRKPRYFNRVHTGFEWNKYNQTHYDMDNPPPKIVQGYKFNIFYPDLIDNNSTPQFSLKPCADNPEFAVLRFHAGPPYEDIAFKIVNREWEYSYKRGFRCHFHNNIFQLWFHFKRYRYRR comes from the exons at gGCCTCAAGAAGTTCTGTAGTAAGATATGATAGATCTAGAAGTAGATCCAAAAACCGTAGACATAGCGATAGAGTAAACAGTAGAGATAGGTCAACATCCAAATCACGGAAATCTAAACATAGGTCGAAGAGTCGAGAAAAGAAAAGTAAAcacaagaaaaacaaaaagaagaGGGAACGAGAAAGTAGTACTTCAAGTACATCAAGTGATAGTGATAATAATGAACTAAAATTACTGCAAAGGCTTCAAGCCGAGAAAATGCgaataaaagaagaaaaacaaaaacaaaaagaactTATGAAAGCAAATGAAACTCCTGAAGAAAAGAG GTCAAGACGCTTAAGAGAAAAACAAGAAAAGGAACGCAAGAGAAGGGAGAGAATGGGGTGGGACAATGAATATCAGTGTTATACTAATCAGGACAATCCATTTGGTGACTCAGCTCTTACCAACACATTTGTCTGGAGTAAGAAACTGGCTAAAGAAGGTGTCAAAACAGTTTCCCGTGATGAATTAGAAGcttttaatagacaaaaacaattagaaaataaaatagaattagaAAAG GTCAAGCAGCGGCGATTAGAACGCGAAGCTGAACGAGTAGCACGTGAAGCAGAGACAGCTGCGGCCGCTCGTGCACGTGAGGCTGCCCAATTCGATAGTTGGGCGCGGCAAGAAGACGCCTTCCATTTGCAACAGGCTCGTCTACGATCACAGATACGCATCCGTGACGGCCGAG CAAAGCCGATTGATCTGTTGGCTTGGTATGTTAGCTCGGAGCAGTGTGTAGACGCCCTGGAGATGCACGAGCCCTACACGTACCTCAACGGACTACAGGCTGCCGACCTAGAGGACCTTTTGGAAGACATCAAAGTATACAAGGAGCTTGAGCAAGCAGAGTCACTTAGTTATTGGGAGGATGTCGAGACCATTGTGGCAGCGGAGCTGGGCCAACTCCGAAGGCAAGCTGAACCGCGCGCTGCCCGTGATGGCGTACACACCGCCGTCGCAGGAGATGTGCAGCAG ATATTTAAGGGCAAATCGGGTGCGCAGCTAGAAGCGCTACAGCAACAAATTGCCCAGAAGCTGTCGGCGCGTTGCACTGGCGTAGATGTTGGCTACTGGGAGACTTTACTTGCACAGCTCAAAG ctcACATGGCGCGAGCGCGTCTTCGGGACCGACACCAGCTCAATTTGCGTCGCAAGCTGCACATGCTCAAGACAGAACAGGGCGTGCGTCCATCCGACCAGGCCGTTGACTCCAAGGAACCTGTGGAAGAGCAACCGCAAGTAAAGCACGAGGAGGAACCTCGTCAAACAAAGGCAGAGGCTCCTGAGGGGGAGGCTGCTGAGCCTGAAGCAGAAGCGGAAGGTGATGACGCATGGGGTGTGCGCGAGTATCTTCGTGGCCGGTACTCTCCGCCGCCATTAGAATCCACCACGCTGGAGCCAGGCACGATGCTCACGGAGCCCGTTGATGACGCCAACCGACTTGCTTATTTACGCGCTGCGCTTACGACGCCAAAG GCGGTAGTTGCGGAAAGTAGTGCAGCTGGTCCTGGTGCTCTAGAAGCTGCGGCTCGACGTGCAATGGACGCGGCTGCTGGTGAAGACGCGGCTGGTGCCGGAGCGCAGTTCAGCGTAGAACAAGTACTGCCCGACCAGCCGTATTTATGGGCAGATAAGTACCGTCCCCGTAAACCCCGCTACTTCAACAG AGTGCACACGGGCTTTGAGTGGAACAAGTACAACCAGACTCACTATGACATGGACAACCCACCTCCCAAGATTGTGCAGGGCTACAAGTTTAACATTTTCTATCCTGACCTCATTGATAACAATTCTACACCCCAGTTCTCATTG AAACCATGTGCGGATAATCCAGAATTTGCCGTGCTAAGATTCCATGCAGGCCCCCCATATGAGGACATCGCCTTCAAGATTGTAAATAGAGAATGGGAGTATTCCTACAAGAGAGGCTTTCGTTGCCATTTtcacaacaatatttttcagctTTGGTTCCACTTCAAGCGATATAGATACAGACGatag
- the LOC123715976 gene encoding NADH dehydrogenase [ubiquinone] iron-sulfur protein 3, mitochondrial, producing MSLIFKRTIDFTRNIGRTILGNQHYPVTQRIAFKSDQTPQIESRPTVAKLDPLQKSQLIDFGKYVSDCLPKYVQKVQITSGNELEVLIPPDAVIPVLQFLKDHHSAQFASLVDIAGMDVPSRVNRFEIIYNLLSLRYNARIRVKTYTDELTPIDSACEVFKAANWYEREIWDMYGVFFANHPDLRRILTDYGFEGHPFRKDFPLSGYVELRYDDEQKRVVVEPLELAQEFRRFELSAPWEQFPNFRGNPVEEVASTAEPKKE from the coding sequence ATGTCTCTTATATTTAAACGAACGATTGATTTTACTCGTAATATTGGGCGGACGATACTTGGTAACCAACACTATCCAGTGACCCAGCGCATTGCTTTTAAATCTGATCAAACACCGCAAATTGAATCTCGTCCCACTGTTGCAAAATTAGATCCACTGCAGAAGTCTCAACTGATCGATTTTGGGAAATATGTGTCAGATTGTTTACCAAAATACGTACAAAAAGTTCAAATTACATCCGGTAATGAGTTGGAAGTACTTATTCCTCCAGATGCAGTAATTCCCGttcttcaatttttaaaagaccaCCACAGTGCACAATTTGCGAGCTTGGTAGACATAGCGGGGATGGACGTGCCTAGTCGGGTTAATCGATTTGAGATTATCTACAACTTATTGTCTCTGCGTTACAATGCTAGGATTCGGGTAAAGACTTACACGGATGAACTGACACCTATAGATTCTGCCTGTGAAGTGTTCAAAGCTGCAAATTGGTATGAAAGGGAAATCTGGGATATGTATGGAGTTTTCTTTGCAAACCATCCAGATTTAAGAAGAATTCTAACTGATTATGGATTTGAAGGCCATCCATTCAGAAAAGATTTCCCCCTAAGTGGTTATGTAGAACTGCGTTATGATGATGAACAAAAACGTGTCGTAGTGGAACCCTTAGAATTGGCTCAGGAATTCCGAAGGTTTGAGCTAAGTGCTCCTTGGGAACAGTTTCCAAACTTTAGAGGCAATCCTGTTGAAGAAGTTGCGTCCACAGCCGAACCTAAGAAAGAATAA